The window AACGCCGCCGGATCTGGTCGACCCCGACGAGGGCTGCCGATTCGCGCCGCGGTGTCCGTTCGCCGAGGACGACTGCTGGGAGGTGACGCCCGAACCCGAGGAGTACGAGGACGAGCACCTCGTCGAGTGCCACCGCGCCGACGAGATCGAATATCTGCAGGAGGAAGCCGGCAAGAAGGAGACCTGGCTCGAGCAGGATATCGGGAAGGATGGCGACCTAGCACCCGGGAGCCGAGTCGATGCCGATGCTGATACGGAGGCCGAGGAGGTGACCACCGATGACTGAGGGCCGCGAACTCATCAGTAAACCCGAGTCGGAGCAGTCGTACAAACTCGAGGTACGCAACCTCGAGAAACACTTTCCGGTGAACACGGGCCTCATCTCCCGCATTTTCCGGGGTGAAAGCGACAAGGTCGTCAGAGCCGTCGACGGCGTCTCTCTCGGTATTCGTGAGGGTGAGGCGTTTGGATTGGCCGGCGAATCCGGCTGTGGAAAGACGACCCTCGGCAAGTCGGCGATCCGATTGCTCGAGCCGACGGGTGGAGAACTCTACTTCGATGGGCAGGAGATCACGGACGTCGGGGGAGCCGAACTCAACGCGTTCAGACGCGAGGCCCAGATCATCCACCAGGATCCCTACCAGTCGATCAACCCCCGATTTACCGTCTACAAGTGGGTCAAAGAGCCCCTCGACGTGCACGACATCGGGACGGCCGAAGAGCGCGACGCCCGGGTGTACGAGGTCATCGAGCAGTCCGGCCTCGAACCCGCCGAAGCGTACGTAGACGAGTATCCGAGCGAACTCTCCGGCGGCGAACGCCAGCGCGTCGGCATCGCTCGAGCGCTCGCCCTCGAGCCGTCGTTCCTGCTGGCCGACGAGCCGGCGAGCATGCTCGACGTCTCGATTCGAGCGAGCATCCTCGACCTGTTCAGGCGGCTCCAGACCGAGCTGGGACTGACGGCGGTGTACATCAGTCACGACCTTTCGTTGCTCAAGCACATGTGCGATCGGATCGGGATCATGTACCTCGGCGAACTCGTCGAAGTCGGCCCGGCCGACGAGATCATTAACAATCCCAAACACCCTTACACGCAGGCACTGGTGTCGTCGGTGCCGCGTATCGATCCGGACGTAGATCGGGAGCGAATCGAACTCGTCGGCGAGGTGCCGGATCCCGTCGACGTGCCGAGTGGCTGTCGGTTCCACCCGCGGTGTCCGAAACTCGTCCAGCCCACGAACTACGCGTTCGACCAGGATCACTGGCGAGCGGTCGCCAACTTCAGACGCGACCTGCTCGAGGACGACGTGACGATCACGAGCGAAGCAGCGGAGGTGACGCCCGAGCGGATCCGTTCGTCCTACGAGATCCCGTCGACGCTCTCGGATTCGGCTGCCGAACGCGTTCTCGCCACTGCGCTAACGGAGGTGGCCAACGAGAATCACGAGGTCGCCAAGGATCGCCTCGAGACCGAGTTCGCGACGCCGTGTGAACGTCCGCCGATCGAGATGCACCAGGTGACGCCGAATCAGCAGGCCAAGTGCGTCCTCTACGACGACGTGGGCAGTCGTCAATAGCGTTCATTTTTCCAATCGGGGCGGTGGTCACCGCCCTCGAGTGCGTCGCAGATCCGAGCAGCGAACGGCGAATCCTGCAGCGCAATCGGTGTACCTCGAGCCAACGCGCATTCGGTCTGCTGTAGTCTCATACCAGCGATTGCCCTATCGGGTCGGCAATCACCGGTAAAAAGTTACAGCAAACCGTATCACTCCTCGTGGATCGTCTCGCCCCGGTTCAGTCGCGAGGCGATCCGGAACGTCTGTTCGGCCTCCCGTCGCGTCGGGAAGTGCGCTGCCATGTACCGGGCCGTCGCGACGAACGGCATCCGTCGCGTCCGCTCGTCGACAGCGGGGCCGCTGGCGTCACCCTCGAGATCGCTCGCGCCGCCCTCGAGCAGATCGAACTGGCGGAAGGCGGCCTCGACGTTCTGGAGCGTGTGGAAGCCGGCGTCCTCACGCAGGAGGCCGTGGCCGAGCGTTCGCTTCAGTTCCGTGGGGTCGCCGCCACAGTCGAAGAACTCGCTGACGAGCCGTCCCGCGTCGTTCACGCCGCCCTCGCGGTCGAAGGTGTCGAGCAGTTCCTCGAGGACGTCCTCCGGTTCCCGGCCCGTCTCGTTCTCGCCGGGGGCCGACACCGGCGCGGGCGGGGTGTTGAGGAACCGGTCGAGGTAGACGTTCAGGGCCGCGTCGAAGACGCCGCGGTAGAGGGCGACGGCGTCGGTGCGACGCGTGCTCTGGTGGACGGCGTTGGCGTAGGTGAACGTGTGGTGTACCGTGTTCCAGTCCGAGAACTCGTTGGCGACCCCGAACTGGGCGACTCGAGTGGTGGCCGCCCGCGTGACGGCCGCGGCCAGCTCTTCGGTCGTCGCCCCCGCCAGGATGGCGTCGGCGAGGGCGTCGACGATCGCCCCGGGGTCGTCGCCGAGCAGGATGTCCTGGAAGTCCGCCGGTGGCTCCCACCCGTCGCCCGCCTCCTGGGCCGCCTCCCCCTCGGCTGCCAGCGCCTCGAGGCCGCTCGTCTCTGTCACGTCGCCCCCGTAGACGTCCTCGAGCAACGCGACGAGGTCGATCGGTTGCCGCCACGAGGAGCGCTCGTCGCTTCGGGCGGCGGTCACGAGGGGGTCGACGAGGGAGGCGAGGACGTCGGCGGCGAGACTGGCGTCGTCGGCGGAACCGTCGTCCCAGGCCCAGTCGACGTGCTCGAGACTTTCGAACGCCGTGTTCGCGAAGTCGAGGACGTGGCCGGTCGACAGGTATGGGTGGTCGGTCGCGCCGGTGAAGACGATTTCAGCGACCTCGCTCTCGGTGTGGCCGGCGGCGATCGCCGTCCGAAGACAGCGCTCGGCCCCGTCGGCGTCGCGAACCTCGACGCAGTCGCGGAACCAGCCTTTGAGCCGATCGAAGGCGACGTCGCTCGTCGAAAACGACGGCTGGTCGAAGTTCGGTGGCTCGCCCGCACAGTCGCTCGCGACGTGGCGAACGCCGGTGTAGAGCGCTCGCTTTCGATCCTCGGGTTCGAGGTCGTCGACCACGTTCGCCAAACAGCCCAGGATCGTCGCCCCCGACGACCAGCCCATCTCCCGGTAGCGGGTGGCGAACTCGAGGGTCGTCGCCATCGGCTCTCGGTAGTCGACGCCGGCGTCGAGCAAACCGATCGTGGATTTCCCGATCACCAGCCTGAGGTTCTCCTCGAGCCCCGTCTCCAGCCGGTCGGCCCAGTGTTCGGCGGGCGCTTTCTCGAGCGGCGGATTCGGATCGACGTACACCGTGCCGTCTCGCACCTCGACGGGGTAGGTTCGGACGTCGTCGGCCCACGGATCGAACGTATCGCCACACGAGAGTTCGAACCGGGCGTGGTGCCAGTGACAGGTGAGGATGCCGTCGTCGACGCTCCCCTCCGCGAGCGGAAAGCCCATGTGCGGACAGCGGTTGTCGACGGCTCGAACCTCGCCATCGTGGTAGAAGAGGGCGATCGCCGTGCCGTTTTTCGTGATCAGTTCTCGTCCCTCCGCTTCGAGCGTCTCGAGGTCGACGGCCTCGAGGAAGCCCGTGGTCTCGGATGACATACGAGAAGGATGGACGAGGAGTCCTAAAGGCGTTCCCTGAAGCGCAGTTTTGTAACCGAGCTGATGTTAAGCCGTCATTCGCCGCGACCGTCGTAGACGACCTCCCCGTCGACCATCGTCAGCGCGACGTCGATCTCGTCGATTCGATTCGGCTGTTCCCACGGTGACTCTTCGAGTACCACTATATCGGCTCGCTTGCTGCGCTCGAGCGTCCCCAGTCGATTCTCGTCGAATCCGGCGTAGGCGGCCCCGCTGGTGTACGCCTTCAGCGCCGCCGTCACCGAGAGGCGCTGGGCCTCGACGGGCGCGTTCACCGCGTACTGGACGCCCGCCAGAGGATCGAGGGGCATACAGTCCGAGCCGAACGCGAGGGGGACGCCCGCCTCGAGCACCGAGCGGAACCGATCCAGTTGCCGTCGACGCGCCGTTCCGAGACGCTGGTCGTACATCCCGCCTTCCTGTGCCCACTGGAGGAAGTTCGGCTGCATCGAGGCCACGATGCCGGGGTCGGCCATCCGCTCGAGGTGGTCGTCGCTCGCGAACTCGAGGTGTTCGACCCGGTGGCGGGCCGACGCGACGTTCGGCGTGGCCTCGAAGGCAGAGATCGTCTCCTCGATGGCCTCGTCGCCGATGGCGTGAACGGTCAGCTGGTAGTCGCCGTCGTGGGTCGCATGCGTTGCGATCTCGGCCAACTTGTCGGGGTCGACGACCCACTGGCCGCGTCCGTCGCCGCCGCCCTCGTTCCCGTTGGCGTCGCCGCTGCCGTCGCCATGGACTTCACCGTCGCCGTCGCGTCCCTCCGGCAGGTCGTCGTACGGCTCGAACACTTTCGCCGTCCGGCTGCCGAACGTCCCGTCGGTAAAGGTCTTGATCGCTCCCGTCTGCACGAACCCGGAGCCGCCGTTGGTCACCAGTCCCGTCTCGAGCGCGCTCTCGAGGTGGTCGCTCCAGTAGTCGATTCGCACCCGGCAGGTGAGGTCACCCGCCCGCTCGAGGTCGCGGTACACCCGCGGGGCGTGGGAGTGGCGGACTTTGTCGTGGACACCGGTCACGCCCAGCGCGTTGGCGTGGTCGATCGCCGCGGTCACGAGATCTCTGGTCTCCTCGTAGTCGGCCTCGATGGCGTCCCAGACGGCTTCCGTGGCTTCCTCGACGACGACGCCCGTCGGGTCGCCGCCCTCGGTTTCGACGTCGTAGTCGGGCATCGCGTCGGCGAGTCGCTCGAGGGCGACGCTGTTGAGCGAGGCGTTGTGCATGTCGACGCGCATCGCCACGACGGGCCGGGTTTCGCTCACGGCATCGAGGTCGCTAGCACGGGGGTATCGGTTCTCGGGCCACTCGCTCTCGTCGTAGCCGAAGCCGAGGATCCACTCGCGGTCGTCCTCGGCCTGGTTGCTGAGGGCGTCGATGGCTTCGTCGAGCGTGTCCGCACTCGACAGATCGGCGTGCACCAGGTACTGTCCGAGGTGTTCCATGTGGGTGTGGGCGTCGATGAACCCCGGGAGGACGACGCGGCCACCGCAGTCGATGACCTCGGTCTCGACGCCGTCGAGGAACTCGACTTCGTACTCCCGGTTGACGCGAACGATCTCGCCATCGCGAATCGCCAGCGCCTCCGCGGGTTCCGGCTCGGGTTCGTCTGGGTCGCCGCCGCTGGAGGGATCGCCTGTGAGAGGGTACACCGCCGCGTTTATCAGCACCGTATCGGCCGCTCTGGTCATGTTCGAGGACGGGCGCGGAGAGGTCAAAACGATTGGGAAAGCGGGTGGCGCTGTTCTCGCTCGCTGCTCGAGCCATCGCTCACGGTCAGCACCCGACCAGCAGTCGACGCGGACGCACAAGGAAATCTAGCCAAACCAACACCATTTAACCCACGCGGCACCAACGCGAACCCATGTCCCCAGCTTCGTCCCTCGCGATCGAGACCGACGGCCTCACCAAACGCTACGGCGAGGAGGAGGCCGTCGCCGACCTCGACCTCGAGATCCCAACGGGTGCCGTCTACGGCTTTCTCGGCCCGAACGGGGCCGGAAAGACGACGACGATGCGGATGCTGACGACGCTCACCCGGCCCACCTCGGGGACGGCACGGGTCGCCGGTCACGACGTGACCGACCGGGACGCCGTGACGCCCCACATCGGCTACCTTCCCGAGGAGCCACCCATCTACGACGAACTCACCGGTCGCGAACAGCTCGAGTACGTCGCAGGGCTGCGTGACCTGCCAGCGGAAGCGGCGAGCGAACGCATCGAGTCGCTGCTCGAACGCTTCGACCTCCTCGAGGACGCCGATAAGCGTATCGACGCCTACTCGAAGGGAATGCGCCAGAAGGTCGGCGTGATCCAGGCCGTCCTCCACGAGCCGGCGGTCGCCTTCCTCGACGAGCCGACCAGCGGCCTCGATCCTCGCGCCGCGCGGACGATGCGCGAGACCATCGCCGACCTGGCCGACCAGGAGATGACCATCTTCCTCTCGACGCACATCCTCTCGGTCGTCGACGACCTTGCCGACACCATCGGCGTCCTCCACGACGGTCAACTCGTCGCCGAGGGCGACCCCGAGGCGTTGAAGTCCCGCGCGGAAACCGGCGAGAGCCGGAGCCTCGAGGATGCGTTCCTCGAGATCACGCAGGACGCCCCCCGTCCTCGAGGGGAGGCGGTTTCGGCCGATCAGTCCTGACCATTCTTCGGCCATCCGGGCCGGCGTGTCCGTAACTACACCGATTTCTATCAGTCGACGTAGCCCTCGAACCGCCTGATCGCGTAGCGATAGGAGAGCGCCGGCGCGGCCAGGCCGAGCGGCAGGGCGACCCACGCGGCTCCGGCGATGACCGACGCGGGAATCGTCGCTTCGAGAACTGGTGCCAGCCCGACGAGTGCCGACAGCATCGCGGCGATCAGGTCGGCGGCATCGGCGTAGATGACGGCGGCGGCACCGACCGGGACGGTGAGTCCCAGCGTGTACACCAGGAACGCCGTCTTGCTCGGCATCACCGCCTCCCGCTTGCTCGAGAGGCGAACGCTGCCGAATCGGGGAAACAGCGAGCCGACGCCGATCGCGAGCGCTGGGGAGACGAGGACGCCGACGACGGTGCCGACGACCAGGAGACCGGTCTGAGCGAGCGTAAGCGGGCTCACGAGTCCGACGCCGAGGCTCACGACGACGGCGACCGGGAGCGCGACGAGCGTGCTCGCGACCACCTGACCGGTGACCGCCGCCCGTCCCGATATCGTCGACGTGAGGACGACGGGTCGGGCCCGGCCGAGGTCGCCGAGCGGGTTGAGCGTGAAGAGCGCGCCGGCACCCCAGACGACGTACAGACTGACCAGGACTGCCAGATGGGACGGGATCGTCCCCGTTCGGGCGATCTCATCGACGAAGAAGGCCGCCATGAACAGCGGATAGGCGACGTACAGCAGCCGGATCGGTGCCCGCTTCGTTCGTCGGATCGCGGTGATCGCCACCGTTCGAACCGGCTGGCTCAGCCCCGGCTCGAGCAGGCTCGAGAGCCGACTCGAGGACGGTCGATGCGTGGACGTCGTCTCGGAGTCGTTCCGGTAGGGATCGGCGTACCAGTGGACGGCTCCAATTCGGGTCGCCGCGGTGACAGCGAGGCCGGCGAGGGCGACGGAACCGATCAGCGAGACGGCGAGGTGTGATGTGGAGGGAGAGACGTTCGGCAGGCCGACGAGCAGCAGGTGGCCGGGCCAGCCCAGCGGACTCTCGCCGAACAGGTCGAAGAGAACGATAGTGACGCGGTCGAACCATCCCATCGCGATGGTGCCGAAGTACGCGACGCCGACGAGAACCAGCAGCGGCGTGCGGAAGCGAGCGATCGGCTCGTAGACGGTGATCAGGTGACGGATGCCGAGGCCGACGGCGAACCCGACCGGGAACGTCGTGGCGAGCAGGACGAGGACGACCACCGGGCCGACGACGGCGGGCCAGACGGTGCCGGCTCCGTAGGCGAACGCGCTCGAGAGGACGACCGATATCGGGAGCAACCAGATCCCGAACACGAGGAGTTCGGTACAGATCAGCCCCACGACCGTATTTCGGAGCGGCGTCGACACCAGGATGCTCGAGGGGTGATCCAGGTCGCCGACGGCGGTGACTGTCCGAATCGTCGCCAGGGTAGCCAGTCCGAGCCAGAGGAGAGCGACGCCACCGGTCGCGATCTCGGTCACGGTGATGACGCCGAACGCCTCGACGGTACCGTCGGCGACGGCTTCGCCCGCGACCGGGAGGAGCAACGCGCCGAAGACGAGCACTGGTCCGAGTCCGAACAGGACGGCGAGCGCCAGAAACAGGAGTTTGGTTCGATCGCCGACGGAGACGCGTGCCTTTCGCCGGAACTCCGTCGTCGCGATGGTGGCGGGGACGAACGCCACGGTCACACCTCGTTTGAGCCGGCAGAAGGAGGCGCTATTAGATCGTTCATGGGTTGGCCTGCGACCCCAGTGCTCCTAAATCGTTCGGTTGTTTGTCACCTTTGGTGGTGATTCTGTGGGAGTAGGGCGTTCGAATCGAATGACGGTGGGAGGGGCAGTTGAAAACAGTCAGGGGCCGCTCCCGAGGCCCTGACCGAGGTCGCCGTCTAACCGCTACTCGAGGTTACCCTCAATTTCCGCACGAAGCGTCGCCATGTCGACGACGCGTTCGGCGTGGGCGTTGTGCTGGTGGATCGACTCGTCGTTGGACTGGGACATTCGGATCACGGCGTCGTCGGGGAGGTCGGGGAACTGCTCGAGGACGCCCTCGGCCATCGCCCGAACGCAGTCCTCGACGAACTTCGCGTCGCTGTGGGCCTCGAAGGTCATGTGATCCTCGTCGGGTCGCTTCGCGAGGTTGTAGATGTGGGCGCTCATCGAATCGCGGGCGACGTCGATGACGTCGTTCAGGTCGACGTCGGGCGCACCGTCCGATTCGATCGTCAGCGTGGCATGGCCGCGCTGGGAGTGACCCGGTTGCGGAATCTCGTCCAAGAACTCGGTGATCTTCTCCTCGGGCACCTCGAGATCCTCGAGTTTCTGTTTCGCCCGGGCGACAGACATCCCCTGCGAGCAGGGACAGACGGTCATGCCGACGACATGGGCGCCGATCTCCTCGCGGGTACCCTCCTCGGTCGCCGTCGCGGAGGCGATGATGTCGACGGTATGCTGGGTCTCCCTGTCGCTGGCGGGGGTTTGCTCGCGGCGGATAAACTCCGCTTCCATCGATACCTCCGCTCTGGAGGTGTAGTCGTGTTTCTCGAGCAGGCGTTCGGCGGCGTCGCCACAGACGTCCTCCGCGCGGAGGGCTTCCTCGCGGGTGGCTTCCTCGAGCGTCTCGTCGATGACCTCCATGTTGCGGCTCATGTCCGCGCCCTTGCGCCAGGCGGGGAGGTCGACGAACACCTCGAACTCGGCGGTGAACACGAGCGGGCGTTTGTTCTCTCGAGCGATCTTGACGAGCTTTTCGACGCCGGTGACGCCGACCTGGCTCAGTCCGACGGTGACGTCGGGGGCCGTCGCCTGCACGTCCGGAAGCTGGTGACTCATTGCCGATACTCGGGCCAGAACGTGATTAGGCCTTTCGGAAGGGGTGAGCCGCTCGAGGGTCTGGTCTCCTGTGGTCGAACCAGTGCTCGGGAGTCATTGATGTGGTGTGTTATCATCCATCGTCCATTTAAGTCATTCTCGTCACAAGGAGTAGCTATGAAGGGCATTTTGGCAGTGGTCGTACGTACGAAGAAGCCCCTGCTATCCAGCGTGAACCCATATCGGCTGCTCTCGCCCTGGATTGAAGTAGATGTTCGCTTTGAGAGCTGATTGCTCCGACCCATCGTACTCTACCGGCCACGGGAACTCGCGTTCGTATTCGTCACTCACCGTAATGTGGAGGGTTGCAGGAATCCCGTCGAACGGTATCCGTTCGTCGGCTGTAGACGCATCTAGCTCGACGGTCATATTCTCGAACGCCTCCGCTGGACGTCGCCCTATTCTAATGATGAACGTGTGATCCTCGTCAGAATAATTGTAGACGCCAATCGAATACTGTCTCTGCTCGTCGTCAGCGATGAAATCTATCGCAGAACAACCTGCGAGCGGAATCGTCAAGCCTGCCCCAATACCTGTCAGCACTGATCGACGTCTCATGTCTCTTGGTTGCTCTCCTCTCGTAAAATAGTCACTAAGTTAATTTAAATTATCGTTCCCAGGTAGAGATGGGGTACAGGTTGAGACCCGCATCGACAACGGACAAGGAGTGATTGACTACAACGGCCACAGTCGAATCCTCGAGAATCGATACGGTGTGGCGCGTAGACGAGCGGCGACGCCGTGACGACGGGGTTAAGGGTGTGTGGTGAGTAGTCTCGGCGAATGAGTACTCCGGCGCTCGAGGTCGTCGAGTTTCTGCTCACTACGAGCATCTACTCGGACGACCGTTCGCTCGACGAAAACGATCTCCCGCCGGCGATCCGACGGGTGTTCTGGACTGGTGGGTCAGGTGGATCGGACGACGATGAGGACGACTCGAGCCACACGCGAACGGGCCGCCACCACGGCGGCATCTCGCGCCCGCTTTCGGCGACCAACACGACGGCCAGGGACGCCACCGGCGTCGACCGCCCGTGGAACGCCGTCAGCGACCTCATGTTCACCGAGCGGGACGACTTCTCGGGAACCATCTCGCTGACCGAACGCGAACTCGCCGAGCGGTGGTACCTCGAGCGCACCGACGAGGAACGCCTCCTCGAGAATCCCACGCTCGCGAAACACTTCGAGGGCCGGGACGACCTCGGATTCGAAGTCGAGTACGAGGCCGCCCGCGAGCAAAACCGCCCCATCCAGGCCGATCGGGTCTGGATCGACGGCCTGCTCGAGGAGTTCTTCGCCGACGAGGAGGACGAGGAGATGCTCGACCTCGTCGAAGTCCGCGCACCAGAAGAGATCGAGATGACCCTCGACGACCTGGTATTGACGCCGGATCAGGAGGCCGAAATCGAGAAGATCGCCAAGGCGATCGAACACCGCGATTACCTCGCCCAGATCGGCCTCCGCGAGATCGGGAAGTTGCTGTTCGTCGGCCCACCGGGAACGGCCAAGACGTCGACGGCGCGGGCGCTGGCCCACGACATGGATCTCCCGTTCGTCGAGGTCAAACTCTCGATGATCACGAGCCAGTACCTCGGGGAGACGGCGAAGAACGTCGACAAGACGTTCGAGGTCGCCAAACGGCTCTCGCCGTGTATCCTCTTCATCGACGAGTTCGACTCCGTCGCGAAGACCCGCCGGAGCGACGAACACGCCGCGCTCAAGCGGGCGGTCAACACGCTGCTCAAGAGCATCGACAACGTCTCGCTGATCCAGGATGACGTGTTGCTCATTGGGGCGACGAATCACCCCGATCAGCTCGACGCCGCCGCCTGGCGACGCTTCGACGAAATCGTCAACTTCCCCAAGCCCGACACTGGCATGCGCGAGGGCATCCTCCGGGTGATTACCCACGCAATGGACATCGACGAGTTCGATCCAAAGGCGATCGCCGAGGCCACGGAGGGGTTGACCGGCAGCGACCTCCGGATGGTGCTCCGGGAAGCCGTCCTCGAGGCGCTGACCGAAAACCGGACGACGCTCACCCAGGACGACCTGCTCGAGGCCGTCGCGGACTTCGAGGAACGGGACAACCTGAAGAACATGGACATGATCGACGGCGACCACGACACGCTGGTGGCCGGCGGTGATCTGGGGGCGGCGAGCGATGGTGGGCACGACCATGGCCACGATCACGGGCACGACCACGACCACGACCATTGACGACGACGCGTCAATGACTGTTATCCGTCGATGACGGCTGCACGATTCTACGGGACTGTCACGTAACCGGTAATCGACAGGCACGACTCGGAGGGACGTCAGTTTCCCCAAACGAACCGTCAGTCCGCACGAGCCGTTAGTCCACAGACAGGGGCACTCGCGGCGAGCGATCCCAAATCGACCACCTCCCTTCGTTCCCGACCGACAGGATATTGCCAGTCGACACGCCTCTGACCAGTAGTGAAGCGAAACGACCGTGCGATAGCCGCCTTTACCAGCCTCGGTCACGGCACTTTTCACGGCCTGGAGCTAGCGATTCCGTTGTTCGTTCCGTTGTGGCTCGCCGAGTTCGACGCTTCGCCCACCGCGCTGGGTCTCGTCGTCGCAATCGGCTACGCCCTGATTGGCTTCGTCGCGCCGCTCGCGGGCGTCCTCGCCGATCGGTACGGATCGAAGCGAATCGTTCTCGTCTCCATCGGCGGGATGGGACTCGCCTTTAGTGCCCTGAGCGCCGCCAGTTCGCTCGCCACGCTCGCTGCCGTGCTCATCGTCTGGGGAACCGCTGCTGGCCTCTATCACCCAGCGGGACTCTCGCTCATTAGCCGCGGGGCGACCCGTCGAGGTTCCGTCCTCGCCTGGCACGGTGCCGGTGGGAATCTCGGGATGGTAATCGTTCCCCTCGCCGTCGTCTTCCTGTTACTCGTGGTCGACTGGCGAACCGCCGCCGTCGTCCTCGTCGTCCCCGCTGCACTCTGTGTCACCGTCGGCTTTCTCCTCGAGTTCGAGACCCACGAAATCAGGGACGAACACACGAAACCGTCCGATTCTGCCACCAGAGTCCACACGTCACTTCGCCGGTTTCTCAGGGATACCCGAACGCTCTTCGTCGGTGGCTTCCTGCTCATCCTTGCGATCCAGATGGTATACGGGACGTACTATCGCGGCATATTCACGTTCTTGCCGGACGTCCTCGGTGATTTGCCGGTCTTCGCACCCGTCGCCGTCGGCGCTCACGAACTCGAGGCGAGTCAACTGGCCTACTCGGGGCTCCTGCTTATCGGCGTCTTCGGCCAGTACGCTGGGGGAAT of the Natronosalvus vescus genome contains:
- a CDS encoding MFS transporter; this translates as MKRNDRAIAAFTSLGHGTFHGLELAIPLFVPLWLAEFDASPTALGLVVAIGYALIGFVAPLAGVLADRYGSKRIVLVSIGGMGLAFSALSAASSLATLAAVLIVWGTAAGLYHPAGLSLISRGATRRGSVLAWHGAGGNLGMVIVPLAVVFLLLVVDWRTAAVVLVVPAALCVTVGFLLEFETHEIRDEHTKPSDSATRVHTSLRRFLRDTRTLFVGGFLLILAIQMVYGTYYRGIFTFLPDVLGDLPVFAPVAVGAHELEASQLAYSGLLLIGVFGQYAGGMLSDRRQPEWVLLATVATLTVASLLFVPAANAGLLPLLVICAILGFCIYAFAPVVQILVADYVADHQHGLSYGYVYLGTFGVGAGGAAIAGATLEWGGTTALFAVLAGLVALCAVLVGGLVAVAPASQ
- a CDS encoding ABC transporter ATP-binding protein is translated as MTEGRELISKPESEQSYKLEVRNLEKHFPVNTGLISRIFRGESDKVVRAVDGVSLGIREGEAFGLAGESGCGKTTLGKSAIRLLEPTGGELYFDGQEITDVGGAELNAFRREAQIIHQDPYQSINPRFTVYKWVKEPLDVHDIGTAEERDARVYEVIEQSGLEPAEAYVDEYPSELSGGERQRVGIARALALEPSFLLADEPASMLDVSIRASILDLFRRLQTELGLTAVYISHDLSLLKHMCDRIGIMYLGELVEVGPADEIINNPKHPYTQALVSSVPRIDPDVDRERIELVGEVPDPVDVPSGCRFHPRCPKLVQPTNYAFDQDHWRAVANFRRDLLEDDVTITSEAAEVTPERIRSSYEIPSTLSDSAAERVLATALTEVANENHEVAKDRLETEFATPCERPPIEMHQVTPNQQAKCVLYDDVGSRQ
- the mptA gene encoding GTP cyclohydrolase MptA → MSHQLPDVQATAPDVTVGLSQVGVTGVEKLVKIARENKRPLVFTAEFEVFVDLPAWRKGADMSRNMEVIDETLEEATREEALRAEDVCGDAAERLLEKHDYTSRAEVSMEAEFIRREQTPASDRETQHTVDIIASATATEEGTREEIGAHVVGMTVCPCSQGMSVARAKQKLEDLEVPEEKITEFLDEIPQPGHSQRGHATLTIESDGAPDVDLNDVIDVARDSMSAHIYNLAKRPDEDHMTFEAHSDAKFVEDCVRAMAEGVLEQFPDLPDDAVIRMSQSNDESIHQHNAHAERVVDMATLRAEIEGNLE
- a CDS encoding ATP-binding protein, whose protein sequence is MSTPALEVVEFLLTTSIYSDDRSLDENDLPPAIRRVFWTGGSGGSDDDEDDSSHTRTGRHHGGISRPLSATNTTARDATGVDRPWNAVSDLMFTERDDFSGTISLTERELAERWYLERTDEERLLENPTLAKHFEGRDDLGFEVEYEAAREQNRPIQADRVWIDGLLEEFFADEEDEEMLDLVEVRAPEEIEMTLDDLVLTPDQEAEIEKIAKAIEHRDYLAQIGLREIGKLLFVGPPGTAKTSTARALAHDMDLPFVEVKLSMITSQYLGETAKNVDKTFEVAKRLSPCILFIDEFDSVAKTRRSDEHAALKRAVNTLLKSIDNVSLIQDDVLLIGATNHPDQLDAAAWRRFDEIVNFPKPDTGMREGILRVITHAMDIDEFDPKAIAEATEGLTGSDLRMVLREAVLEALTENRTTLTQDDLLEAVADFEERDNLKNMDMIDGDHDTLVAGGDLGAASDGGHDHGHDHGHDHDHDH
- a CDS encoding Rieske (2Fe-2S) protein — its product is MSSETTGFLEAVDLETLEAEGRELITKNGTAIALFYHDGEVRAVDNRCPHMGFPLAEGSVDDGILTCHWHHARFELSCGDTFDPWADDVRTYPVEVRDGTVYVDPNPPLEKAPAEHWADRLETGLEENLRLVIGKSTIGLLDAGVDYREPMATTLEFATRYREMGWSSGATILGCLANVVDDLEPEDRKRALYTGVRHVASDCAGEPPNFDQPSFSTSDVAFDRLKGWFRDCVEVRDADGAERCLRTAIAAGHTESEVAEIVFTGATDHPYLSTGHVLDFANTAFESLEHVDWAWDDGSADDASLAADVLASLVDPLVTAARSDERSSWRQPIDLVALLEDVYGGDVTETSGLEALAAEGEAAQEAGDGWEPPADFQDILLGDDPGAIVDALADAILAGATTEELAAAVTRAATTRVAQFGVANEFSDWNTVHHTFTYANAVHQSTRRTDAVALYRGVFDAALNVYLDRFLNTPPAPVSAPGENETGREPEDVLEELLDTFDREGGVNDAGRLVSEFFDCGGDPTELKRTLGHGLLREDAGFHTLQNVEAAFRQFDLLEGGASDLEGDASGPAVDERTRRMPFVATARYMAAHFPTRREAEQTFRIASRLNRGETIHEE
- a CDS encoding ABC transporter ATP-binding protein — protein: MSPASSLAIETDGLTKRYGEEEAVADLDLEIPTGAVYGFLGPNGAGKTTTMRMLTTLTRPTSGTARVAGHDVTDRDAVTPHIGYLPEEPPIYDELTGREQLEYVAGLRDLPAEAASERIESLLERFDLLEDADKRIDAYSKGMRQKVGVIQAVLHEPAVAFLDEPTSGLDPRAARTMRETIADLADQEMTIFLSTHILSVVDDLADTIGVLHDGQLVAEGDPEALKSRAETGESRSLEDAFLEITQDAPRPRGEAVSADQS
- a CDS encoding amidohydrolase — translated: MTRAADTVLINAAVYPLTGDPSSGGDPDEPEPEPAEALAIRDGEIVRVNREYEVEFLDGVETEVIDCGGRVVLPGFIDAHTHMEHLGQYLVHADLSSADTLDEAIDALSNQAEDDREWILGFGYDESEWPENRYPRASDLDAVSETRPVVAMRVDMHNASLNSVALERLADAMPDYDVETEGGDPTGVVVEEATEAVWDAIEADYEETRDLVTAAIDHANALGVTGVHDKVRHSHAPRVYRDLERAGDLTCRVRIDYWSDHLESALETGLVTNGGSGFVQTGAIKTFTDGTFGSRTAKVFEPYDDLPEGRDGDGEVHGDGSGDANGNEGGGDGRGQWVVDPDKLAEIATHATHDGDYQLTVHAIGDEAIEETISAFEATPNVASARHRVEHLEFASDDHLERMADPGIVASMQPNFLQWAQEGGMYDQRLGTARRRQLDRFRSVLEAGVPLAFGSDCMPLDPLAGVQYAVNAPVEAQRLSVTAALKAYTSGAAYAGFDENRLGTLERSKRADIVVLEESPWEQPNRIDEIDVALTMVDGEVVYDGRGE